From Amycolatopsis sp. YIM 10, the proteins below share one genomic window:
- the folP gene encoding dihydropteroate synthase yields MAIVNRTPDSFYDRGATFSDEKALAAVDRAVAEGADLVDIGGVKAGPGDEVTVAEEIRRVVPLVAEVRSRHPELVISVDTWRASVGRAACLEGADLLNDTWAGADPGLVEVAAEFGTGYVCSHTGNAVPRTRPFRVRYPDVVAEVIEETTLRAEAAVVLGVPRAGILIDPTHDFGKNTWHSLALLRYADRLAATGWPVLMALSNKDFVGETLGVELSERVDGTLAATALAAADGAAVFRAHEVKRTRQVLEMVASIKGNRPPSRAIRGLA; encoded by the coding sequence ATGGCGATCGTCAATCGCACGCCCGACTCGTTCTACGACCGCGGGGCCACCTTCAGCGACGAGAAGGCGCTGGCCGCGGTCGACCGCGCGGTGGCGGAGGGCGCGGACCTGGTGGACATCGGCGGGGTGAAGGCCGGGCCGGGTGATGAGGTGACCGTGGCCGAGGAGATCCGCCGGGTGGTGCCACTGGTGGCGGAGGTGCGTTCGCGGCACCCCGAGCTGGTGATCAGCGTCGATACGTGGCGGGCGTCGGTCGGCCGGGCGGCTTGCCTGGAGGGCGCGGATCTGCTGAACGACACCTGGGCGGGGGCGGATCCTGGCCTGGTGGAGGTCGCGGCGGAGTTCGGGACTGGGTATGTGTGTTCGCATACCGGGAATGCGGTGCCGCGGACTCGGCCGTTTCGGGTGCGGTATCCGGATGTGGTCGCCGAGGTGATCGAAGAGACTACGTTGCGGGCCGAGGCGGCTGTGGTTTTGGGGGTGCCGCGGGCCGGGATTCTTATTGATCCGACGCATGATTTTGGTAAGAACACTTGGCATAGTTTGGCGTTGTTGAGGTATGCGGATCGGTTGGCGGCGACGGGGTGGCCGGTTTTGATGGCGCTGTCCAACAAGGACTTTGTGGGGGAGACGCTGGGGGTGGAGTTGTCGGAGCGGGTCGACGGGACTTTGGCGGCTACGGCTTTGGCGGCGGCGGATGGGGCGGCGGTTTTTCGGGCGCATGAGGTGAAGAGGACGCGGCAGGTGTTGGAGATGGTGGCTTCGATCAAGGGGAACCGGCCGCCTTCCCGGGCGATTCGGGGGTTGGCGTAG
- a CDS encoding wax ester/triacylglycerol synthase family O-acyltransferase, giving the protein MRQLSALDVQFLNAESATTTGHVGGLSILDPSTAPRGLVTVEDIRALIAKRLHLAGPLHWRLLEVPLNLDHPYWVEDTDFDLEFHVREIALPAPGNEQQLAEQVARIAARPLDRRRPLWEAYLIQGLEHGRIALYTKVHHAAIDGVSGAELLGVLMDLTPEPRHVDPPDSRQVEGPPPTLSLLATAARRLALQPVKIALSVPKMLPHLGELPGAARIPGAAALAKATGKLARAARLGPGRHEAERPVLVPPDTPFNGPITQHRRFAYGSLPLDEVKRIKNTFGYTVNDVVMALCAGALHRWLAEHQAIPATPLVTLVPLSVRTPQQAGSAGNQISVLQAPLPVHIADPKARLDEVVSAMATAKQRYRPLPASWLVDFSAMLPAALGALSARALMKFAGATSPLVNLVISNVPGVQMPLYTAGAKLLGHYPVSAITDASGGINITAMSYDGKLDFGIVVCRELVPDVWSLIDYLRDALDELGKLADEEGAR; this is encoded by the coding sequence ATGCGTCAGTTGAGCGCGCTCGACGTGCAGTTCCTGAACGCCGAATCCGCCACCACCACCGGCCACGTCGGCGGCCTGTCGATACTCGACCCGTCGACCGCGCCGCGCGGGCTGGTCACCGTGGAGGACATCCGGGCGTTGATCGCCAAACGCCTGCACCTCGCCGGCCCGCTCCACTGGCGCCTGCTCGAAGTCCCGCTGAACCTCGACCACCCGTACTGGGTCGAGGACACCGACTTCGACCTCGAGTTCCACGTCCGCGAGATCGCGCTGCCCGCCCCCGGCAACGAGCAGCAGCTCGCCGAGCAGGTCGCCAGGATCGCCGCCCGCCCGCTGGACCGGCGCCGCCCGCTGTGGGAGGCCTACCTCATCCAGGGCCTCGAACACGGCCGCATCGCGCTCTACACCAAGGTCCACCACGCCGCCATCGACGGCGTCTCCGGCGCGGAACTGCTCGGCGTGCTGATGGACCTGACCCCCGAACCACGCCACGTCGACCCACCGGACAGCCGCCAGGTCGAAGGCCCGCCCCCGACGCTTTCCCTGCTCGCCACCGCCGCCCGCAGGCTCGCGCTCCAGCCGGTGAAGATCGCGCTGTCGGTGCCGAAGATGCTGCCGCACCTGGGCGAACTCCCCGGCGCGGCCAGGATTCCCGGCGCCGCCGCGCTGGCGAAGGCCACCGGGAAGCTGGCCAGGGCGGCCAGGCTCGGCCCCGGCCGCCACGAGGCGGAACGACCGGTGCTGGTCCCGCCGGACACCCCGTTCAACGGCCCGATCACCCAGCACCGCCGGTTCGCCTACGGCTCGCTGCCGCTGGACGAGGTCAAGCGGATCAAGAACACCTTCGGCTACACGGTCAACGACGTGGTGATGGCGTTGTGCGCCGGCGCGCTGCACCGCTGGCTGGCCGAGCACCAGGCGATCCCGGCGACCCCGCTGGTCACCCTGGTGCCGCTGTCGGTGCGCACCCCGCAGCAGGCGGGCTCCGCGGGCAACCAGATCTCGGTGCTCCAGGCGCCGCTGCCGGTGCACATCGCCGATCCGAAGGCACGGCTGGACGAGGTGGTCTCGGCGATGGCCACGGCCAAGCAGCGCTACCGGCCGCTGCCCGCGTCCTGGCTGGTCGACTTCAGCGCCATGCTGCCCGCCGCGCTCGGCGCGCTCTCGGCCCGCGCGCTGATGAAGTTCGCCGGCGCCACTTCGCCGTTGGTCAACCTGGTCATCTCGAACGTGCCCGGCGTGCAGATGCCGCTCTACACCGCGGGCGCGAAACTGCTCGGGCACTACCCGGTCTCGGCGATCACCGACGCGAGTGGCGGGATCAACATCACCGCGATGAGCTACGACGGCAAGCTGGACTTCGGCATCGTCGTCTGCCGGGAGCTGGTCCCGGACGTCTGGAGCCTGATCGACTACCTTCGCGACGCACTGGACGAACTGGGCAAGCTGGCCGACGAGGAAGGGGCACGGTGA
- a CDS encoding alpha/beta fold hydrolase produces the protein MNERTVEANGIELCYEVFGEPDGRPLLLIMGLGGPMTWWDEEFCEQLADRGFRVIRYDNRDTGRSTAMHGRAGLLPALLLRRSPYQLTDLADDAAALLDALEIPAAHVAGVSMGGMIAQTLAIRHPSHVRSLTSIMSTTGSKLVGLPSPRALKSLLQPAAKDREAYIEQMIRTFRVIGSPGYPAQEERLRARAATTYDRGANPAGTIRHLGAIMAAPDRTSALRKLRIPALVVHGAADPLVNPSGGRATARAIPGAELDIVPGMGHDTPPELWPRFINGIVRTADRAEAVADRHIDTA, from the coding sequence GTGAACGAGCGCACGGTCGAGGCGAACGGGATCGAACTCTGCTACGAGGTCTTCGGCGAGCCGGACGGCCGCCCGCTGCTGCTGATCATGGGCCTCGGCGGGCCGATGACCTGGTGGGACGAGGAGTTCTGCGAGCAGCTCGCCGACCGCGGCTTCCGGGTGATCCGCTACGACAACCGTGACACCGGCCGCTCCACCGCGATGCACGGCCGCGCCGGGCTGCTGCCCGCGCTGCTGCTGCGCCGGTCGCCGTACCAGCTGACCGATCTCGCCGACGACGCCGCGGCGCTGCTGGACGCGCTGGAGATCCCGGCCGCGCACGTGGCCGGGGTGTCGATGGGCGGCATGATCGCGCAGACGCTGGCCATCCGGCACCCGTCGCACGTGCGCTCGCTGACCTCGATCATGTCCACCACCGGCAGCAAGCTGGTCGGCCTGCCCAGCCCGCGCGCGTTGAAGTCGCTGCTGCAACCGGCCGCGAAGGACCGCGAGGCCTACATCGAGCAGATGATCCGGACCTTCCGCGTGATCGGTTCGCCCGGTTACCCGGCTCAGGAGGAACGCCTGCGGGCACGCGCGGCCACCACCTACGACCGCGGCGCGAACCCGGCGGGCACGATCCGCCACCTCGGCGCGATCATGGCCGCTCCCGACCGCACCTCGGCACTGCGGAAGCTGCGGATCCCGGCGCTCGTGGTGCACGGCGCGGCGGACCCGCTGGTGAACCCGTCGGGCGGCCGGGCCACCGCGCGCGCCATTCCCGGCGCGGAACTGGACATCGTGCCAGGAATGGGACACGACACCCCGCCAGAACTGTGGCCGCGGTTCATCAACGGCATCGTGCGCACGGCCGATCG